In Argiope bruennichi chromosome X1, qqArgBrue1.1, whole genome shotgun sequence, the genomic stretch ATGATGTAAAACACCACATCGAGACTAGGGACCGCCAGTATATTCTAAAGCAAGCAAATCCGAAGAAATTATAAACTGCTAAACAGGAATTTCAGTTTATGCTggacaataatattattcgtccatcTAAATCAGAGTGGGCCAGTCCATTGGATATGGTCTCGAAGAAAGATGGATTTTTCCGACCATACGAGGACTACAGAAGGTTCAATGACCAAATGATCCCAGACATGTATCCAATTCCTAGACTCGAAGAGTTTCAGCACATTTTGCCAAAcagtcatattttctaaaattgacctTTTTAAGGCCTATTTTTATATTCCTGTTGCAGAGGACAAGAAAAAAACAGCTATTATTACTCCGTTTGGGCTTTACGAATTTAACAGAATGACTTTTGGTTTGCGGAATGTTTCGGCAATATCCCAAAGATTTATTCACGAAGTAAttcgaaatttagactttgtgttCCCTTATTTAGATGATGTATTGATTGCCTCTTCTAGTGAAGAACATCGTTCACATCTCAAAATGGTTTTTCAACGCTTAAATGATTACGGGCTTCGCATAAATGTTAGCAAATCAGTTTTTAGGTTATGAAATTTCGTCTAATGGATCAAAACCTCTGCCTGCGAAAATaaacaccattatagaatatccATTACTAAATACCCTTCACGAATTGCGTACATTTTTGGGTATGCTGAATTTCTATCGCCCTTACATAAAGAATGCTGTGACAACTCAAACCCCTCGTCATGATTTTTTGAAACGTGCTAAAAAGAAAGATAAGAGAGAAGTCCCTTGGAGTGAGGCGACtgtaaaactatttgaaaaatgaaaaatagatataGCAGAAGTTGCAATGCTGTCATATTCAAATTCCGATTATCCTCTGTCTCTTCACACAGATGCATCGGCTTTGGATATAGGAGCAGTTTTGCAACAACACGAACCTGATGGGTTGAAatctattgcatttttttcaaaaaagctaACTGAGGCCCAAACTAATTATTCGACGTACGATCGTGAACTTTTGGCTATTTATTTGTCTGtgaaacattttaagcattatttggaaggtccaaatttccaaattttcactGATCATAAACCTTTAGTGTttgcttttaagcaaaagaaCGACAAAGCGTCTCCAAGACAATTAAGACTGATTGATGTATATGGCGCCAgaactttcatcaaataaatctaaatgtaatcGCGCCATTCTAACTATTATGTGGTTTCAATTATTTAAGATCtacatctaaaatctatttctagctttcaatgaatcgaagatatcataaaacacagaataacatttattgacgaacacgaacacaaagCTACATCGTTCtacgttacatctctaattagacattacaaattctgaatcaataaaaaagaagcgtatcaaagttcaacagaaactgcggATGGGCCGGTTTCCTAATGACTACAACTGAaataggggaaaggcgtctctaagacggAACATCCCGGCCCCCGTTGGACAGTTGTCCAACACCTTCTTCAAAAGGGAGTGGACAGATTCTGTTGACACTTCGACGAAAAATTCCTTTAGGGGTTCTGATGTCTGCGACACGAACTAGTCCATCTGCTTCAGGATATGTCCTTTCAATTCGGACCAAGTTCCATTCCATGGGGCTCTTGCTATTATCCTTCAGGAGTACCAGCTGTCCGGGTTTGATGTTCAGTTGAGGTAGTTTCCATTTAGCTCGAGACTGCAAAGAGTTGAGATATTCTTGGCtccatcttttccaaaatttggaTCTAAGAGACTGGATGAGATACCATCTAGAAGATAAAGAAATGTTAGTCAAGGAATCACTGGGTTCTGGTATTGACAACAGTGGTGCTCCCACCAAAAAATGGCCAGGTGTCAAAAGTAGAAGATCAGCTGAATCGGCAGAAAGAGGACACAGTGGTATTGAATTCAAAACTGCTTCAATCTGTGTCACCAGCGTAGTAAGCTCTTCAAAAGTCAACACTGTCGATTTAGTCACCTTCAACAAGATCCGTTTCATAGCTCCAATATTTGCCTCCCATAATCCACCGAAGTGAGGAGATGCTGGAGGTATGAAGTTCCACACTATACCTTCCTTGGCACAAAATCTTTGCACGGAATCCGATTTGCATGCTTTTAGCAgggaaaccaaaatattttttgagcccTTAAAATTAGTGGCATTATCACTCCATATGTTTGAGGGGTTTGACCGCCTAGCTATGAATTTCCTAAGACAAGTTAAAAAACTCTCAGTAGTCAAATCAGACACTACTTCAAAATGGGTAGCTCTTGTACTGAAACATATGAAAATAGCAATGTATGATTTTAAAGTCACTCTAGATCTTTTGAGATTAGGTTTAGTAATTATGGGACCAGTGAAATCGAGTCCCACCTTTTCAAATGGTCGAGATGGGATAACTCGGTCCCTGGGCAGTTCGCCCATCATTTGGTTAATAGTTTGACTTCTAGCTTTAAAACAAGTCCAGCATCTATTTATCACATGTCTGACTCGGTCTTGTCCCGAAGGTATCCAGTATGATTGGCGAATAAGAAAAAGTGTCGTCTGCGTGCCTGAATGTAgagatattttgtgaaaatgttcTATGATCAAATCTGTGAAATGATGTGACTTGGGTAAAAGCAATTGATGCTTCTGGTTATCTgacagatttgaaaattttaatcttcccCCAACTCGAAGCAGCTCATCTTTGTCAAGAAATGGatttagagataaaattttactattcttCGGAATTGGATGTTTTAATTGTAAACACTTTACTTCAGACTTAAATTTAGATCGTTGTACATACTTTACTAACATTTTTGTAGCATGTTGTATTTCGATAGCacttaaataatctttctttctattagaaatattaattttacagttattaataaatcttaaacaCCATGCAGTAATTCTAACTAATTTgtcaaatgaagaatattttttaattaaatcattctcTGAAGGGCACTCTACAACTGTTGAAGTTAAAATAGCTCCTTTGCAAAGCTCgtaattttctatgttttaaatatttaactgttttGACAGTTCCAAAGATTTGGGCCAACAGTGCTCATTCTGAGCTAACCAATCAGTACCATGCCACCAAAATTCACTATCACGAAGTTCGGCTGCCGACATACCTCTCGATATCAAATCGGCAGCATTATCCTTTCCAGGACAATGACGCCAATCTTTTGGGTCAgtaaattttggatttcttgAATTCTATTATTCACAAATGGTTTAAATCTGCTAGGAGCGCTCTTGATCCA encodes the following:
- the LOC129958453 gene encoding uncharacterized protein LOC129958453, which gives rise to MMGELPRDRVIPSRPFEKVGLDFTGPIITKPNLKRSRVTLKSYIAIFICFSTRATHFEVVSDLTTESFLTCLRKFIARRSNPSNIWSDNATNFKGSKNILVSLLKACKSDSVQRFCAKEGIVWNFIPPASPHFGGLWEANIGAMKRILLKVTKSTVLTFEELTTLVTQIEAVLNSIPLCPLSADSADLLLLTPGHFLVGAPLLSIPEPSDSLTNISLSSRWYLIQSLRSKFWKRWSQEYLNSLQSRAKWKLPQLNIKPGQLVLLKDNSKSPMEWNLVRIERTYPEADGLVRVADIRTPKGIFRRSVNRICPLPFEEGVGQLSNGGRDVPS